ATTAATGTAAGCAGCAAGATGTGATCTTGTGTCTGAGCTTATCACTGTCATGTTAGAGTCTCTGCTGATGACCATCTTGTATCAAAAATGTAACAGCAGAGACTTATTCTTGTAAGCATACTGCTATGGTTAGTGAATGCACAGAGCTGATGCTAGAGTTTATAGTGACCTACGTCAGGTTTTTGGGGCCTCTGTGAAAGTAAAATTAGGTCATGAGCTGTTAGTGAGTGGGACCATCTTTTACTCTGTAGCACAACAGGGCTTTGATCTTGATTGGGGCCTGTAGGTACTTTGCATAATCTAGAAAAGATAAAGTGAAGTTTAGGAAAGAGATGGTGCATCTTATACTATCACAATTTACAAAAGATGTGAATGGAATATTACTAGTAGGTAATGCCAACTACCCAACGAAAAACAGATGCACCAAAGCTGTTAATTAAATCAGTCGGTGTAAGACCTGATGCCTTCTGGAATGGGCTCTTTAATGTATATTTCTGGACTCCAGACTTTTTAGGACTTTATTTTTTTGAggacttacctgctgataatcatggaagtatgcccagtggtctgtgatgggatgttagatggagtgggatctgagttactacagagaatcctttcctgggtgctggctggtgagtcttgcccacatgctcagggtttaactgatcgccatatttgggatcgggaaggaattttcctccagggcagattggcagaggccctggaggtttttcgccttcctctgcagcatggggcatggctcACCtgggggaggattctctgcagcttgaggtcttcaaaccatagtttgaggacttcagtaactcggacataggttaggggtttgttgttgaagtggatgggtgagattctgtggcctgcattgtgcagaaggtcagactagatgatcataatggtgccttctgaccttaaaagtctatgagtccTATGAGCCTGTCGAAGTGGgtggagatgatttttttttgtcttgaatGCTGGAGAAGCCTTCATGATCTTAATGTATTTGTCAGCATAATTTTGAACTAATTAATAGTCTCAGAGTTGAAGAGCCTGTTTGAATGGATGAATGGCTAAATTCCCAGATGTGCCAGGAGTGATTAGGAAAGAAGCATGTAAACAAATGGATTAGCTGGAATGCTGTCTTCTAAAGCACTGTCGGTCCTTTCATATTACAAGCAACACATCTAGTTCTTAATAATGAGCTTTGTTTTGCGTTCCCTGTCATGTTTCCCAGGTGACAACAGCCGAATCAAGACAGCAGCCAGGCTCCTCACAGCTCTAATGCTTTCCGGGCTGGTGGAAGTGAAGGAGGTATGTGTATATGCACTAACCACCTCCCGAGAGCTCCCCTTTCAGGACTGTGTAATGTAGAGAAGAGGCTTCCAAAAGGGGTGCTGATTATTCACTACCTAGCCATCTTAGCATGCCTTGAAATATGCGGTGCATAACCAGCAACGAAAACTGTGCTCTTAGTACTGCATGAATAAGAGTTttctttgtaattaaaaaaaataaatccatgtcTCTTCGAAGGACTAGTGGCAGTAAGCTGTGTAATATCGCCAGCTGTGCAGCAGCCAGAACCGTGATCCACTTTATGCAAGCTGGGAGAATGAGCCCATCTGAAGTATAATGCAACATCATGGGACAGAGAGGAAACCCagcatagaagattagggttggaagagacctcaggaggtcatctagtccaaccccttgctcaaaggagggccaatccccaactaaatccccaaatggtccactaaaggattgaattcataaccctgtgtttagcaggccaatgctcaaaccactgagctatccctccaaaCTGggcattaaaaacctctaaggaaggagattccaccacctccctagggaacccattccagtgctacaCTGCCCTCCTAgcaaaatagtgtttcctaatatccaacctaaacctcccccattgcaacgtgagaccatttctccttgttctgtcatctgccaccactgagaacagccgagctccattctctttggaaccccccttcaggtagtttaaggctgctatcaaatcccccctcactcttctcttttggagactaaataagcccagttccctcagccgctcatcataaatcatgtgtcccagccccctaatcatttttgttgccatccacaggactgtctccaatttgttcacatcccttctgtagtgaggggcccaaaactggacacaatactccaggtgtggcctcaccaatgcggaatagaggagaataatcacttccttcaatctgctttcagtgctcctactaatgcaggccaatatgccattagccttcttggcaacaagggcacactgctcactcatatccagcttctcatccactgtaatccccaggtccttttctgcagaactgctgcttagccaggcggtccccagcctgtagcggtgcatgggattcttccgtcctaagtgcaggattctgcccttgtccttgttgaacctcattatatttcttttggcccaatcctccaatttgtctaggtcactctggaccctatccctaccctccagcatatctacctctccccacatcttagtgtcatctgcgaacttgctgagggtgcaatctatcccctcatccagatcattaataaagctaTTGAACGAAACTGGCTCCAGGGctgatccctggggcactccgcttgataccggctgccatcTGAACATTGAGCAGTTGATCACTActtgttgagcccaacaatctagccagctttctatccaccatatagtccattcatccagcccatacttctttaagttgctggcaagaatactgtgggagaccatatcaaaagctttgctaaagtcaagatatatcgcgtccactgttttccccatatccgcagagccagttatctcatcatagaaggcaatcaggttggtcaggcatggtTTGCCCTTGGttaatccatgttgactgttgctgatcaccttcctctcctccaagtgctgcaaaatggtttccttgaggacctgctccatgattttttccggGGACttaggtgaggctgactggtctgtagttccccaggttctccatcttccctttttttaaagatgggcactgtatttgcctcccctgattgccaatggctctgcaatcacacagccaattccctcagcaccatcggatgcattagatctggacccatggacttgtgcatgtccagcttttctaaatagtcctaacctgttctttcaccactgacggctgctcacctcctccccatactgtgttgcccaggacagcagtgtgggagctgaccttgtctgtgaagaccaaggcaaaaaaagcattgagtacatcagctttttccacatcatctgtcactaggttgcctcccccattcattaagggtcccacactttccctgacctttctcttgttgctaacatacctgtagaaacccttcttgtttcctttcacatcccttgctagttgcaactccagttgtgttttggccttcctgattactgtcctgcatgctcgagcaatatttttatattcctccctagtcatctgtccacgTTTCCACTTcatgtaagcttcctttttgtgtttaagctcactgaagatttcactgttaagccaagctggtcgcctgccatatctgctattctttctgcatgttgggatggtttgttcctgtgccctcaagaaggcttctttaaaatacagccaggactcctttcccctcacattagcctcccaggggatcctgcccatcagggagtaaaagtctgcttttctgaagaccaggatccatattttgctactcttctttcttccttttgtgaggatcctggactcgaccatctcatggtcactgctgcccaggttgccacccacttctacttcccctaccgattcttccctgtttgtaagcagcaggtcaagaggagaatggcccctggttggttcctctagtagttgcaccaggaagttgtcccaaACACTCTCCAGAAACTTCCTGgactgtctgtgcactgctgtattgctctcccagcagatgtcagggtgattgaagttccCCATTAGAACCTGAGTCTCTGTTCTGGAATTTCAGTTAATTGTCTGAAAAAAGcttcatctacctcatcctcctggtctggtggtctatagcacactcccaccacaacatcacccttgttgctctcgcctctaaacttgacctaaagactctcaacaggcttttctccaatttcaaactggagctctgagcaatcataccgctctcttacatacagtgcaactcctccacctttcctcccctgcctgtccttcctgaacagtttatacccatccatgacagtgctccaggcatgtgagttaccccaccaagtctttgttattccaatcacatcatagttctttgactgtgccaggacttccaattcttcctgcttctttcccaggctccttgcattCGTGTACATGCACTTTAACTGTATGATATGATGTTATCACACAGGGCACTGGAATATGGCAGTTCTTTTCAAGTGTTAACACTCACTGTGTCTTGCTTTCCAGCTGCAGAAGGAGCCTTTGACCCCCGAGGAGACCCAGTCAGTCCAAGATCATCTGGAGTACCAAGGCAATGACCTTTTGTCTGTTCAAATTGAAGGCAAGAAACCCAACTTTGAAGTGGGATCCTCAAGTCAACTCAAACTTTCCTTTGCGAAGAAATCTGCTTCATCAGGTaagagagaagagaaggctggTATATGTGCTGGGAGTGTATGAACTCCTTATGTTGTACAGTGGAGAGCATAATAATTTTGAATGCTTAATGAAGAAGGATGTTTGAAAACATGGTTCTCCATAATCTTGGTTAACAACCATTTTGTATCTGTTGGAAGCTTCCATTTCTGTTTCAAAAGTTAACTGCAAAGCAAAGGAGGTGGAGGGAAACCTGTGTCCTTTCCTGTTGCTTTGTGATGCATACAGAGAGCTGCATAAAGGATTTCTGtggagtttttttttgtttttaaccttatTAGAAACACCAGTACTACCgaatcccttccttccttcctccctctctttgTGCAAAAGGGTCTGTGCGAGATCTTTGAAGGATATGAATGGCGATTAGATTACTGGAGCTACAGCTACTGGGCTCCCAGCATCAATGCCTGCTCTAATGTCACTAACTATTTCACTGCATttcaaacaagaaataaaagaGGTGGTCATATTATGAAGAGATGCCGCGTCTATAAATGACATCTCATTTTGGTATTTCAAATGAGTGTATCGAGGAGGATATTGTCGCTTCTTTTTTCATAACTGATCTTTGATGAAGGATGACGAGAAGTGGACAGAGGATTCCTTGCACAAATCAGATTTAAAGATGCATTTGAGCGAGAGCGCGGGTGCTTGGCTTCTGAGAGCAGTGAGCATGCTCCACAGGTTGAGTGCAATATGATAAAAGACACCATGGCACAGGGAGTGAGTTTTTCAAGAGTGATATTGGAACCATTTCTTTGCTGGGAGTTGGTCTGATTCATGCTGTGTGTGATCATCATCTATGTCTCGTTTTGGCTCCAGGCAAGCCTgctgtggaccctgctgctgcgaAGCTATGGACTCTCTCTGCCAATGATATGGATGATGAGGGAATGGTAAGTTCTGTTTTAGTTTTCCACACAAAAATTAGAAGTTTCATGAAATTTAACCCATAGTACTCAGTAAGGCATTACAGATGAGAGGGTGGAGTGAGAGCCATATGGAAAAATTTCTCTAATATTACATGACAGGTTTATTGCGTGGACCATAATTCTGACACTTGGGTCTAAGCTATACCAGGTGTTGTCATTTCTTTGAATCTAACATCAGCAGTGTATCTATTCCCTAGTGAACCAATTTCCTTCTTTtgttatttcttcctccatgttGTCTGTTTCAGGATCTCCTGGACTCAGATGAGTTGCTAGATTCTGAGGATCTGAAGAAGCCAGATCCATCTTCCCTCAAAGCTCCATCCTGTAAGGAATTGGGTAAAAAGAAAGCCTGCAAGAACTGGTGAGTACTTGACTTGATGTGTTGGTGAATGTGCTGACTTCAAATCAGGTTTAACCattgcccttttaaaaaacagcaggGCATGGTGCTGTTTCTCCAAAGAATTACTCATTTGGCTGGTATCTTTACTCTTTTTTAACCCTTAGTGTATTTAGGTCCACATTTCAATATTTAGTTAAGAAACACATTCAGAAATCTGTTAGCCAAGTGAATTTCTTTATGTAGAATTTTTCAAAAACTTGATTCTAGGGTATACATCTCTTAAATTTTGTCAAGGGCTTCTGTGTATTAAAATTGCAATAGTATaactagaaattaaaaaaaaaaagctaaactgACTTTTTTAAGGAAGATTTAAACTTCTTTTAAGTGAATCTACATTAAGGGTGTATGCTGGTGTAACTGGagtgtttttaaaatcagtttacttATATCCCAGGCGTAAATATTCCCCTGTGAGATGAATAgtctttccccaacacacagactcACTTGGGCAACCACAGGGTTCATGCAAGCTCTTTTTATAACACGACTCATCCTCAGTTTTTTTCCAGAGAAGTATTGCATGTAGATTTTACAATAAAAGCTTGGTATTTGATAGCATTTCCCCATGTGCTAGGTGGAGAGAGGGAAGTTCAAGCAACTGGGACATTCGACATGGTCCTAtgggccagtggttctcaactagcgACCCACGGGCCACTTGCGTCCTAATCaacacacagctgcggcccatgcTATGTTCTCAGGGCCATGCCGGTAGTATGTGGGCCACGTCCGCACAATAAATagaacacacacagagctgcatatgcggcccacGATGGTGCATAGATTGAGAACTATGGCTCTGGGCTATGACATTAGAGGGGATAATAAAGGTAGGGATgcaggtggggggcgggggagactgcacgTGCGCTAAAGCCCAATGTGTGGAATGATATGTTGGGGCTGTAATCTCATGTGGGTGGAGGACCAAGGAAGAAATGTTAGAGGGTGGAGTGGGTAAAGTCAGTGGCTAACCGCATTGCAGACAGGTTTAATATGAGTCCTGTTTCTTGTGCAGCACGTGTGGCCTCGCGGAGGACCTGGAGCAGGAGAAGAAAGAGAGCTTGAAGCCCAAATCTGCTTGTGGAAATGTAAATATCCTTCCCATCTATCCTCTGTTATAGACATGCAGGGAAAGAATATATTCTTAACTGAGAACTAGTTTAAAAAACCAGTGCTCCCTATAGGCTGACTTTACTAACCAGTATTTGTGGCGAAGCAATTGTTCTGTCTCTGCAGGGCTATCAGATTTTGTAATATTTGGCTTCGATGTGTCTGTAGTAACGTCAGTTGTGTTTGCAGCAAATTCTTACTCTGCATATTCACTCCCTGTTATATGGATACCTCTCTAGGAAGAGCTAGACTGAAGTCTTCCAATTCCATATAGTTGTGATTCTCATTCATGACCTAACTGAGCTGAATTTGAATCCATTGAGCTGCTCAGCATTTACTAAGAGAACTCCTCACCCTGAAGCCACCTGCCTTTAAAGTGAAACAGGATTTTCTGAATGGTTTGGAGAAACTGAGAACCCCAAGAGTTGGATGTTACAGCAGATGGGCTTTAGCCCTGATCTGAAGAGACTGCCGCCTTGTGTGGTCAGGGAAAACGCATTCTTTGTTCATTCAATCCCAGGTGATTTCAGATCTCGGTCCTGACTCAGCCAGGTTTGTGCTAATTGCTAGAGGCTGCAAGCAGATTCTTTCGGTGCTGGTTTATTCTCTGGTGGGCAGAttgtaactctgtgtgtgtggggcaaAATACTTGCCATTGGGAAGAGAACTGAAACCAGGAAACCCCACCCTTTGTTTTTGTCTTACCTTGGTAAtgagctgactttttttttttttgtcgccTCTGTGTCTTGGCAGTGTTACCTGGGGGATGCATTCCGCTGTGCCAGCTGCCCCTACATGGGGATGCCAGCCTTTAAACCTGGAGAGAAGATACTCCTGGCTGAGAACAATCTTCATGATGCCTAATAGGGGGATGTTACA
This Gopherus evgoodei ecotype Sinaloan lineage chromosome 12, rGopEvg1_v1.p, whole genome shotgun sequence DNA region includes the following protein-coding sequences:
- the LOC115660261 gene encoding anamorsin-like; this encodes MAEYGISVGQRVAVIWDSSSPVEGLKNMVAKIQALVGPESRVSVENIDQLSHSAHAKSSFDVVLSGMVPGSMTLHSAEVLAEIARILKPGGCVLLKEPVAAQIGDNSRIKTAARLLTALMLSGLVEVKELQKEPLTPEETQSVQDHLEYQGNDLLSVQIEGKKPNFEVGSSSQLKLSFAKKSASSGKPAVDPAAAKLWTLSANDMDDEGMDLLDSDELLDSEDLKKPDPSSLKAPSCKELGKKKACKNCTCGLAEDLEQEKKESLKPKSACGNCYLGDAFRCASCPYMGMPAFKPGEKILLAENNLHDA